One Miscanthus floridulus cultivar M001 unplaced genomic scaffold, ASM1932011v1 fs_416_1_2, whole genome shotgun sequence genomic window, TGCGTGGATTTGACGTGATTGACAGCATCAAGGCACAGCTTGAGAGGATCTGCCCACAGGTGGTATCATGTGCTGACATCGTCGCTGTGGCAGCACGTGACTCTGTTGTTGCGGTAAGACAAAACAAAAGAAACATTTCAAGTTAGAGGCAACAAGTTGAATGTAAAAGTGTTTATGATTGTGAACCTCGCAACAAACCCCAACTAAGTGATTATCCAATTCGTTAACTGAAATGATGATGGTACAACTCTTTATATTTGAGAGATTATGATAAATTTATAACCTAGACCAAAACAAGCCTCAGGGAGCACTAAACTAAACTACAAAAGTCAACATTCATATTCAAAGATTCCATAGCAACTGATTGACTAAGTGCATTTCATGCATTCCAATTTAGCAATTCCAATAGAAACAAACAATAGTAAGAGTTCGCAATTTCTATTTCAGCTAGGAGGACCTACTTGGGCTGTCAATCTGGGAAGGCGTGACTCATTGACAGCAAGCCTAGATGCTGCAAACAACGACATCCCAGCACCAACTCTTGACCTCACTGATCTCACCAAGTCCTTCTCAAACAAAGAACTGAGTGCAACTGACATGATTGCACTCTCAGGTACTGCAACATAATGCAAATTTTGGGAACAAACATATACTTGATTCATAAATCATAGTCAACTCTAGATTTGTTCCTTGAATGCAAAAGGTAGTAATACTGACTGATACggaataaaaaaaaaattgccaggAGGTCACACCATTGGGCAAGCAAGATGTGTCAACTTCCGCAACCGCATATACAGTGAAGCTAACATCGACACGTCCCTTGCGACATCACTGAAAACAAATTGTCCCAACAAGACTGGTGACAATAACATTTCCCCCCTTGATGCCTCGACACCCTATGTTTTTGACAACTTCTACTACAAGAACTTGCTGAACAAGAAGGGGGTTCTGCATTCTGACCAGCAACTGTTCAATGGAGGTTCAGCAGACTCCCAGACTACGACCTACTCTTCAAACATGGCAAAATTCTTCACCGATTTCAGCGCGGCGATGGTGAAGATGAGCAACATTAGTCCCCTCACTGGATCCAGTGGACAGATAAGGAAAAACTGCAGGATGGTAAACTAGCACCTTGTAATCTTTGTTGAAAAGGGAGAAAGCTTCCCTTTTGCTCATACTGTAGTCCTCCTGAAAGATGTATCCACAGCTTCGCAAAGAATACATATGAAAAGAATAAAATGACATGAAAAATGTTTTTGAAACAATTTTAGTATGTGTTTTCAACAACCATAAACTTAGACAACCTAATGGATAAAAACTTTTTCGATAAAACACCACTGTGATGACTCGCTTAGATGGAGTGTATTTTCATCATATACCAAAACTATGAAAGCGAAGAAAACAGAGACAGTACTCATCGTAATATGAAACTGAAGTACCAAATTTGTACAGCAGAACAGGAAAACAGTTCTGCAAAAGAGGGTTAACAGCCCGCGCAATTCCAATAAGAGGATAAAACGATACATGATTGCAGGCAGACTCATGACTGATGAATGTtgcgtatggctgcattgatacTTTTACAGTCAAAGTCCATGATCTTCATCCAGTTCTCGAAATCTCCAATTTCCTACAAATGTAATTGAACATGGATGCTTCAGCAGCAACAACTAGCACATGATTTGGATTGAATTTTTCCTGAGAACGAACTATCCAAACAGAAGGAATGGTATCCTAACCAATCACATATAGTCAGTGTTCTAGTTTTCCTTATCACAGAACATGTTCTCTAATCAGTGTAGCAGGATCCAGAATTTCAGATTCACCCTGGGCAAAGTTTACACGAGGAAAGGATCGACCAGACAGAGAGCAGCAGTCACACCACTCCCCCTGATAATCCGTTAGTTATTATTACTACCTTCAAGACAGAGTTGATCTCGTTGGTGGCAGCCAGCCACTGATCAGTCTGCCGCCTGTAGCGAGCGATGGTACCGAACAGCGCGCGGGCCTCGACCTCGATCCGCTTCTCGTTGACGAAGAGCTCCTGCACCCCGCCGTCGGCCGCGTCCACGAGCAGATCAGCGACCCGCGCCGCGCTTCTCAGGGCGTCCTCCTTCGCTCTctctgcgcgcgcgcgcgcgtggagCAAGATGGGGGTGAATAGTTTGTTCGGTCACTTGGGCAGAGGAGACAGCaatggcggcgggcggcggcgtacCGGTTTGTTGGCGTTGGCGGAGGGATTGGCGGTGGTGCTGATGTACGATCTGTAGAAGCGCCTCTTCCAGATCCTGCTTCCCACCCGCCGACGCCGCTAGTGACTTGGCTCCGTCCATCCCTCACAATCGCCGCCGGTCGCCGGAGGAGTTCCCGTTCTTTTACCTTCTTTTTTTCTGGTTTTTTTagggatttgttttttttttctgggtGAGAGATAGCACGAGAGGATGACTTGTATGGGCCACGGCCAGGTAATCTGCTAAAAGCCCAATCGAAATCGAAAGAAGCCCATTCGGCTTGCACGGCGGACCGTCGTACGCGTGCTACTCATTCATCTCCACTCCAACGAGCGACTTGTAAGACCGTCTTCAACAACCGCGATCAAAAAATATAAGATTTATTCATCCTCTAGATAGCATTACAGATAAAGagtttaatatttatttttaatcttctccaacaacaagacgcAAAAGACAATCCTTTCTGCAAATTGATCTCCAGAAGAGATGATACTCAGATTTAGGTTATgcaggtactctgttggaggctatagcTATTGTGTTGGAGACCCATTTTGGATTTGAGTTCCGCAATGAGTCTCCTGTTGAAGACAGCCTAAAAGGAGGCAGATAAGTTGCGACGGGTCGCGCGTTCGGGGAGTGCGCTACCCGCCGTCTTCCTCCCACGACGAGTCGACGAATCCCACGCGacgccccttcttcttcctcccgcacccctccgccgccgcctcctccctcgccgtcgtcgagcacCGGCCGTCGTCCTTGACCTCGATCTCCTCCTCATCTAacccccgccgccggccaccgccCCGCTGCGTGCGCTAGGGCTCGCCGGAATAACCCCTGCCGCCGTCGGCCATCGCCCCGCTGCGTGCGCTAGGGCTCGTCGGCTAGCGCACGCGGCGGCggccttcttcccctccccctctCACTGGAgatccaccatggccggcgaggtTCGAGCTCCGACCATGGCGCCCCCGCCCTCCCTGACCCGGATGCCGCTGGCACCGCCAGGGCCCCTAAGCCGCCCGACCTCCTTCCCCACTGCCGGGCCAGCCTACCTCCCCCCGGCCAGCCGGGCCCTTCTATACCCGCCGGAGTTGGGAAGGAGATAGGGAGGAGCTCGCCAAAACCCTAGTCACCGCCGCCGTCATCTCCGTCTCCGGTGAgctcaggaggaggaggaggcctaccTGGCCACCAGCGATCTGGAGCTCGTCATCTTCTTCGTTTCCGGCGAggtcgccggaaccctagccgccGGCGTCGTCTTCTTCATCTCCGGCGTGGGTGTGGTCGCTGGCACGGGATgggaggggagggaggagctcgggGGAGGATGAGGAGCTCGGCTGCTCGGGGGATGAGGCGAGCGCGAGGAAGGCGATAGGTCGCACGCTCCCCCATCGCGCGCCCCGTCGTGTAGTAGAGTTTCCGCTCCTAAAATGTCCCGATCCCAATGTTTGTCAACTCTAAAATTGCTCCATGGATGTTTTTATCAGATTCGATTTACAGGAGTTTTGTCTAATATATGACATCACGTAAGCCACAACAATGGCAGATCCAGGATTCAAAACCTGTGGGGTCAAACTTATTGATTTTATATTAAGCTATATAAGCACTACAATTAACATATATTATTGCATTTTTATAATAGGGTTTAAAGGCAGGTTAAAAAGAAAAAATTGTGGGGCCAGGTGGCCCCACATCTTGCTAATCTGGATTCTCTGACTTTCTTCAGAAAAGTCACAAGTGACTTTCTCTATGCCTGATGCCGTCCATTTGCGATCCAACGGTGGTTGCGCATCTCAGCTCTCCCACTCCCAGCCTGCCCAGCCCAAACGTTGAGACCAGCCCAAG contains:
- the LOC136531682 gene encoding cationic peroxidase 1-like: MASCKPLACSVLALFFAASMVSAQLTANFYDKSCPNALNTIKTAVRSAVARENRMGASLLRLHFHDCFVNGCDGSVLLDDTPTFTGEKTAVPNNNSLRGFDVIDSIKAQLERICPQVVSCADIVAVAARDSVVALGGPTWAVNLGRRDSLTASLDAANNDIPAPTLDLTDLTKSFSNKELSATDMIALSGGHTIGQARCVNFRNRIYSEANIDTSLATSLKTNCPNKTGDNNISPLDASTPYVFDNFYYKNLLNKKGVLHSDQQLFNGGSADSQTTTYSSNMAKFFTDFSAAMVKMSNISPLTGSSGQIRKNCRMVN
- the LOC136531683 gene encoding biogenesis of lysosome-related organelles complex 1 subunit 1-like, producing MDGAKSLAASAGGKQDLEEALLQIVHQHHRQSLRQRQQTERAKEDALRSAARVADLLVDAADGGVQELFVNEKRIEVEARALFGTIARYRRQTDQWLAATNEINSVLKEIGDFENWMKIMDFDCKSINAAIRNIHQS